In a genomic window of Sulfuriferula nivalis:
- a CDS encoding HAMP domain-containing sensor histidine kinase, with protein sequence MKKDIDEPANGAEATYTRLLQHNPKSFLKLILIGFSLVVLPLIIALIDSAITINQLAEQSRQAVYQATQIAHSSRVLADEITTMERSVRQAVILDDASLLEAYFHAHDKFVSAAHDLSILNLSFVQKASLLKLQQDELTIFTQVSNRALSAGLKDRVEDFSPLLDAAHAFSTEGYALIEREANALQVKANRARRRVVLQLLALIPFAVILALGFSVVITRPIQQIELAIRRMGQGQLQHEVRVEGPEDLRNLGDRLDWMRRQLLAVETQKLEFLQHVSHELKTPLTAIREGADLLSEGVLGELNPKQHQVAGILHTNSLQLQRRIEDLLNYSAIQQQQSNLIKSPFSLKNAVDAVLQDQALAVMNKALQLAVSIPDLQIAGDEAKIKTVLDNMLSNAIKFSPQSSTITIHAQQDADNLQLDVIDAGAGIDEVDLARVFEPFYQGRRVAQGYTKGTGLGLAIAREYAQAHGGSLAVMPSEMGAHFRLILPLN encoded by the coding sequence ATGAAGAAGGACATCGACGAACCTGCAAATGGCGCGGAGGCAACTTATACGCGCTTGCTGCAGCATAACCCTAAATCATTCTTAAAACTGATACTGATAGGGTTTTCGTTGGTGGTTCTGCCTTTGATTATTGCCTTGATTGATAGTGCAATTACCATTAATCAACTGGCTGAGCAAAGTCGTCAGGCGGTATATCAGGCTACGCAGATTGCCCACAGCAGTCGCGTATTGGCCGATGAAATCACAACAATGGAACGTAGTGTGCGTCAGGCTGTGATTCTGGATGATGCTAGTTTGTTGGAGGCTTATTTTCATGCTCATGATAAATTCGTAAGTGCTGCGCATGATTTGTCGATATTGAATCTAAGTTTTGTACAGAAAGCATCGTTATTAAAGTTGCAGCAGGATGAGCTCACGATTTTTACTCAAGTGAGTAATCGTGCGTTGTCTGCTGGGTTAAAAGACAGGGTGGAGGATTTTTCGCCATTGTTAGATGCAGCACATGCCTTTTCAACAGAAGGCTATGCGTTAATCGAACGTGAGGCAAATGCGCTGCAAGTTAAGGCAAATCGAGCACGCAGGCGAGTTGTGTTGCAATTGCTGGCACTTATCCCGTTCGCGGTCATTCTGGCTTTAGGGTTTTCGGTGGTGATTACGCGTCCTATCCAACAGATAGAACTGGCTATCAGGCGTATGGGGCAGGGTCAGCTGCAACATGAAGTTCGGGTAGAAGGGCCTGAAGATCTTAGAAATCTTGGCGACAGACTAGACTGGATGCGTAGACAGTTATTGGCTGTTGAAACGCAGAAGCTGGAGTTTTTGCAGCATGTGTCACATGAATTAAAAACACCCCTCACCGCGATACGCGAAGGGGCTGATTTGCTCAGCGAAGGTGTGCTTGGCGAATTAAATCCTAAACAGCACCAGGTAGCTGGTATTCTGCATACCAATAGCTTGCAGTTGCAGCGTCGTATCGAAGATTTGCTCAACTATAGTGCGATACAGCAACAACAATCTAATTTGATAAAGTCACCGTTCAGCCTGAAAAATGCAGTAGATGCTGTGTTACAAGATCAGGCTTTGGCTGTGATGAATAAGGCCTTGCAGCTGGCTGTCTCTATTCCTGACTTGCAGATAGCGGGTGATGAAGCCAAGATTAAAACAGTGCTGGATAATATGCTTTCCAACGCGATAAAATTTTCACCACAGTCATCCACTATAACGATCCATGCACAACAAGATGCTGATAATTTGCAGCTGGATGTGATTGACGCTGGTGCGGGGATAGATGAGGTTGACCTTGCCCGGGTATTTGAACCATTTTATCAAGGCCGGCGAGTTGCACAAGGTTATACTAAAGGAACAGGTTTGGGTTTAGCTATCGCCCGCGAATATGCTCAGGCACACGGTGGAAGTTTGGCCGTTATGCCAAGTGAAATGGGTGCGCATTTTCGACTCATTTTGCCTTTAAATTAA
- a CDS encoding sigma 54-interacting transcriptional regulator, with product MSTLTPKVLVVDDDTDLLALLSMRLEAAGYTVETATSAEIALSKLDVSRPQLIITDMRMSGMDGMALFEQIHRAMPTLPVIILTAHGSIPDAVAATQQGVFGYLAKPFDSKILLTQVAQAIALSPQIEADSEHANAAWRSTIITQSAAMEDVLNKAHLVAMGDASVLIHGESGTGKELLAQAIHQASPRRRRPFVAINCAAIPEQLLESELFGHVKGAFTGAVRDHKGLFQAAEGGTLLLDEIGDMPALLQVKLLRVLQERQVRPVGATQPIPVDVRIISATHRDLHAEVAAGNFREDLYYRLHVVALTIPALAQRREDVPLLANHFAHTLADKYHKTINGYAPEAMALLVNAAWPGNVRQLMNVVEQCVVLSTTPLITTALVLDALHKTEDQLTSFEDARKQFERTYLVCVLKIAGGNVTQAAKLAQRNRTEFYKLLQRHNLDPSVFK from the coding sequence ATGAGTACGTTAACACCGAAAGTACTCGTCGTTGATGATGATACGGATTTGTTGGCGTTGCTGTCGATGCGCCTGGAAGCTGCTGGTTATACTGTAGAAACGGCTACAAGTGCAGAAATCGCATTGAGTAAGCTGGATGTATCACGCCCGCAATTAATTATTACCGATATGCGTATGAGTGGCATGGATGGTATGGCATTGTTTGAGCAAATCCACCGTGCTATGCCTACTTTACCCGTGATTATACTGACTGCGCACGGCAGCATACCTGATGCAGTTGCCGCGACACAGCAGGGGGTGTTTGGTTATCTGGCCAAGCCGTTTGACAGTAAAATTCTGTTAACCCAGGTGGCTCAGGCAATTGCCTTATCTCCTCAGATAGAAGCGGATTCCGAGCATGCCAATGCAGCATGGCGCTCAACCATAATTACTCAGAGTGCCGCGATGGAAGATGTGCTTAACAAGGCACATCTGGTCGCCATGGGTGATGCCAGCGTACTGATACATGGAGAAAGCGGTACTGGTAAAGAGTTGTTGGCTCAGGCTATTCATCAGGCCAGTCCACGCCGTCGTCGCCCCTTTGTAGCGATTAACTGTGCAGCGATACCTGAGCAGTTGCTGGAGTCTGAGTTGTTCGGTCATGTTAAGGGTGCATTCACCGGCGCAGTTCGGGATCATAAGGGCTTATTTCAGGCAGCAGAAGGCGGAACGCTGTTGCTGGATGAAATTGGGGATATGCCAGCATTGTTACAGGTTAAGCTTCTGCGGGTGTTGCAGGAACGACAAGTCAGGCCAGTTGGCGCTACTCAGCCTATTCCTGTTGATGTGCGCATTATTTCGGCTACACATAGAGATTTGCATGCGGAAGTTGCTGCCGGTAATTTTCGTGAAGATTTGTACTATCGATTGCATGTCGTAGCGCTGACCATACCTGCATTAGCTCAGCGGCGTGAAGACGTACCTTTATTGGCTAATCATTTTGCCCATACCCTGGCAGATAAATATCATAAAACGATTAATGGCTATGCACCCGAAGCGATGGCGCTGCTGGTTAATGCAGCTTGGCCGGGTAATGTACGTCAGTTGATGAATGTTGTAGAGCAGTGCGTAGTGTTATCTACGACGCCGTTAATTACCACAGCACTCGTACTTGATGCCTTGCATAAGACTGAAGATCAATTAACCTCATTTGAAGATGCGCGTAAACAGTTTGAACGTACTTATCTGGTTTGTGTATTAAAAATTGCCGGAGGTAATGTCACTCAGGCAGCTAAATTAGCGCAGCGTAATCGTACTGAATTTTATAAGTTGCTGCAGCGGCATAATTTAGACCCATCAGTGTTCAAATAA
- a CDS encoding BON domain-containing protein, translated as MTKFQKMIAIGSVLVTAGASNVFAAAGSNADSIAQYDTNHDHKISVQEAMVRGMPIKAFEAADVNHDAYLSASELRGALAAQHKMQFAINDDAVTLKVKSALLQNALVRDLNVQVMTENGVVKLTGFVTHHDEFATAQIMTAGQIAANVVGVERVINNLEITG; from the coding sequence ATGACTAAATTTCAGAAAATGATAGCGATCGGTAGCGTGTTAGTGACTGCCGGTGCATCTAACGTATTTGCGGCGGCCGGATCGAATGCTGATAGCATCGCGCAATATGACACCAACCACGATCACAAAATCAGTGTGCAAGAAGCTATGGTTAGAGGGATGCCGATTAAAGCCTTTGAAGCAGCTGACGTCAACCATGATGCTTATCTAAGTGCCTCGGAGTTGAGAGGGGCGCTCGCGGCTCAACATAAAATGCAATTCGCAATAAATGACGATGCTGTTACCCTGAAAGTGAAATCTGCATTATTGCAGAACGCTTTGGTCAGAGACTTGAATGTTCAAGTTATGACTGAAAACGGTGTTGTGAAACTTACTGGGTTTGTAACTCATCATGATGAGTTTGCTACTGCACAAATCATGACCGCAGGCCAAATTGCGGCCAATGTTGTCGGTGTTGAGCGTGTTATTAATAATCTGGAAATAACAGGTTAA